One Panicum virgatum strain AP13 chromosome 9K, P.virgatum_v5, whole genome shotgun sequence genomic region harbors:
- the LOC120647965 gene encoding uncharacterized protein LOC120647965 translates to MTHRCNDQVECANGLILQGLKARIFDLIEKYGSKWIQELPRVVWGLRTQRSRATGYSPFFMVYGSVAILPTDIAFGALYTQNYDEGEAETTQRTDLNSAEEHRLMAALQHARYE, encoded by the exons ATGACGCACAG GTGCAACGACCAGGTGGAGTGCGCCAATGGCTTGATCCTTCAGGGGCTCAAGGCCAGAATTTTTGACCTGATCGAAAAATACGGCTCCAAGTGGATCCAAGAACTACCTAGAGTAGTATGGGGGCTGCGCACGCAGAGAAGTCGGGCCACCGGCTACTCCCCCTTCTTCATGGTCTACGGTTCTGTGGCTATCCTCCCGACGGATATCGCCTTTGGTGCCCTGTACACCCAGAACTATGACGAAGGCGAAGCCGAAACAACTCAGCGAACAGACCTCAACTCGGCCGAGGAGCACCGTCTAATGGCAGCCCTCCAGCACGCCCGGTACGAGTAG